The following coding sequences lie in one Streptomyces venezuelae genomic window:
- a CDS encoding CYTH and CHAD domain-containing protein produces MAETKREIERKYDVTAGTELPDLTRVTGVAGVVDKGTADLDAVYWDTPDQRLAAASITLRRRTGGHDAGWHLKLPVSLAEGVRDEVHAPLSDTVPRALLGLVRARVREAELVPLLRLETTRHVRHLVDAEGAMLAEVALDTVHAERCAPGGERIGWSELEVELADDGDPQLLDKVDKKLRKAGVKRSMWSSKLTRGLRTTAPMDSEGKWTDDEGTGHAVVRLEDHTPVSSGDHVLARLRTQRDALLALDPAVRRDLPDSVHQMRVATRRLRSAFKSYRNVLDRTVTDPVGEELKWLAAELGVDRDQEVLTERLTERIGALPRTLLLGPVRGRLRIWTVARGAGSRRRTVAVLESKRYLALLDSLDALLAAPPLRPAADAPPEKALVKAALKDYARLATRIEHALSLPPGQDRDVALHEARKAAKRARYAGEAATPALGKPARKFAKRMKSVQKVLGDHQDSVVAREALRALAIQAHLAGESAFTWGLLYGQEEAAGKDRERELPEVWAEASRAKVRSALGS; encoded by the coding sequence ATGGCGGAGACGAAGCGCGAGATCGAGCGGAAGTACGACGTCACAGCGGGCACAGAGCTGCCCGACCTCACCAGAGTCACCGGGGTCGCGGGCGTCGTCGACAAAGGCACGGCGGACCTGGACGCCGTCTACTGGGACACCCCCGACCAGCGGCTCGCCGCGGCCTCCATCACGCTGCGGCGCCGCACCGGGGGCCACGACGCGGGCTGGCACCTGAAGCTCCCCGTGTCGCTCGCCGAGGGCGTGCGCGACGAGGTCCACGCGCCGCTCTCGGACACGGTGCCCCGCGCCCTGCTCGGTCTCGTGCGCGCCCGGGTGCGCGAGGCCGAACTGGTGCCGCTGCTCCGCCTGGAGACCACCCGGCACGTGCGGCACCTCGTCGACGCCGAAGGCGCCATGCTCGCCGAGGTCGCCCTCGACACGGTGCACGCCGAGCGGTGCGCCCCCGGCGGGGAGCGCATCGGCTGGTCCGAACTGGAGGTCGAACTCGCCGACGACGGCGACCCGCAACTGCTCGACAAGGTCGACAAGAAGCTCCGCAAGGCGGGCGTCAAACGCTCGATGTGGTCATCGAAGCTGACCCGCGGCCTGCGCACGACGGCGCCGATGGACTCAGAGGGCAAGTGGACCGACGACGAGGGCACAGGACACGCCGTCGTCCGTCTTGAGGACCACACACCCGTCTCCTCCGGAGACCACGTCCTCGCCCGCCTCCGCACCCAGCGCGACGCCCTCCTGGCCCTCGACCCCGCCGTCCGCCGCGACCTGCCCGACTCCGTGCACCAGATGCGGGTCGCCACGAGGCGGCTGCGCAGCGCCTTCAAGTCGTACCGGAACGTCCTCGACCGCACGGTCACCGACCCCGTCGGCGAAGAGCTGAAGTGGCTCGCAGCCGAGCTGGGCGTCGACCGCGACCAGGAAGTCCTCACCGAGCGGCTCACCGAACGCATCGGCGCGCTGCCCAGGACCCTCCTCCTCGGCCCGGTCCGCGGCCGTCTGCGCATCTGGACCGTCGCCCGCGGCGCGGGCTCCCGGCGCAGGACGGTCGCCGTTCTGGAGAGCAAGCGCTACCTCGCCCTCCTCGACAGCCTCGACGCCCTGCTCGCCGCGCCCCCGCTGCGTCCCGCGGCCGATGCGCCGCCCGAGAAGGCCCTCGTCAAGGCGGCCCTCAAGGACTACGCCCGCCTCGCCACCCGCATCGAGCACGCCCTGAGCCTGCCCCCGGGCCAGGACCGCGACGTGGCCCTGCACGAGGCCCGCAAGGCCGCCAAGCGCGCCCGGTACGCGGGCGAGGCAGCGACCCCCGCGCTCGGCAAACCCGCCAGGAAGTTCGCCAAGCGCATGAAGTCCGTCCAGAAGGTGCTGGGCGACCACCAGGACAGCGTCGTCGCGCGCGAGGCCCTGCGCGCCCTCGCCATCCAGGCACACCTGGCGGGGGAGTCCGCGTTCACCTGGGGCCTCCTGTACGGCCAGG
- the rodA gene encoding rod shape-determining protein RodA, protein MTGNGFSVSGYGPERSGVSRLLARDSIVRRLDWPMLIAAIALSGIGTALVYSATRNRTELVGDDPYSFALKHVLNTGIGFALMIGTVWLGHRTLRTAVPILYGISVFLVLLVLTPLGATINGAHAWIVLGGGFSLQPSEFVKITIILGMAMLLAARVDAGDRDHPDHRTVLQALGLAAVPIMIVLLMPDLGSVMVMAMIVLGVLLASGASNRWVFGLLGTGVAGGVAIWQLGVLDDYQIARFAAFANPALDPAGVGYNTNQARIAIGSGGLTGTGLFKGSQTTGQFVPEQQTDFVFTVAGEELGFVGAGAILVLLGVVLWRACRIARETTELYGTIVAAGIIAWFAFQAFENIGMTLGIMPVAGLPLPFVSYGGSSMFAVWVAVGLLQSIKVQRPMSA, encoded by the coding sequence ATGACCGGCAACGGCTTCTCCGTCTCCGGATACGGCCCGGAGCGCTCCGGGGTGTCGCGGCTCCTGGCCCGCGACTCGATAGTGCGCCGACTCGACTGGCCCATGCTGATCGCGGCGATCGCCCTCTCCGGGATCGGCACCGCGCTCGTCTACTCGGCGACCCGCAACCGCACCGAGCTCGTCGGCGACGACCCGTACTCCTTCGCGCTCAAACACGTCCTGAACACCGGCATCGGCTTCGCCCTGATGATCGGCACCGTCTGGCTCGGCCACCGCACCCTGCGCACGGCCGTGCCGATCCTCTACGGCATCTCCGTCTTCCTGGTCCTGCTCGTCCTCACCCCGCTCGGCGCGACGATCAACGGCGCCCACGCGTGGATCGTGCTCGGCGGCGGCTTCTCGCTCCAGCCCTCCGAGTTCGTGAAGATCACGATCATCCTGGGCATGGCGATGCTGCTCGCGGCCCGCGTCGACGCGGGCGACCGCGACCACCCCGACCACCGCACCGTCCTCCAGGCCCTCGGCCTGGCCGCCGTTCCGATAATGATCGTCCTGCTCATGCCCGACCTCGGCTCGGTCATGGTGATGGCGATGATCGTGCTCGGCGTGCTGCTCGCCTCCGGCGCCTCCAACCGCTGGGTGTTCGGGCTGCTCGGCACGGGCGTCGCCGGCGGTGTCGCCATATGGCAGCTGGGCGTCCTCGACGACTACCAGATCGCGCGCTTCGCGGCCTTCGCCAACCCCGCACTCGACCCGGCGGGCGTCGGCTACAACACCAACCAGGCGCGCATCGCGATCGGCTCGGGCGGCCTGACCGGCACCGGCCTCTTCAAGGGCTCGCAGACCACCGGACAGTTCGTCCCCGAGCAGCAGACCGACTTCGTCTTCACCGTCGCCGGTGAGGAGCTCGGCTTCGTGGGCGCGGGCGCGATCCTGGTCCTGCTCGGTGTCGTCCTGTGGCGCGCCTGCCGCATCGCCCGCGAGACCACCGAGCTCTACGGCACCATCGTCGCCGCCGGCATCATCGCGTGGTTCGCCTTCCAGGCCTTCGAGAACATCGGGATGACCCTCGGCATCATGCCGGTCGCGGGCCTTCCGCTGCCCTTCGTCTCGTACGGAGGCTCGTCGATGTTCGCGGTCTGGGTGGCGGTCGGACTGCTCCAGTCGATCAAGGTGCAACGGCCGATGTCGGCCTAG
- the mrdA gene encoding penicillin-binding protein 2, giving the protein MTNIPETGRTPRVQIRLVIIQILVVSLLLTLGGRLWYLQVRNGDEYAEEASGNHVQQVVQPAVRGSILDARGVPIADNETRLVVSASRTDLMKMKDDGKAVLTKLADVLDMKAEEVEGKVRLCDAKTPQPCWNGSPYQPIPITDEATPKQALQIRERSEDFPGITAEPTAVRRYAAPGKSNTAQVLGYLSPVTDEEIKKAENTDSPFLRSDMVGRSGLERTYDKQLRGKAGVTRYEVDNLGRVIGEAESDDARPGANVVTSIDARVQAVAEYWLNDAMKKARKEFDKNTNENYKADAGAVVVMENKTGRVVSMASNPSYDPNAWVGGISGKDYARLTGKKSNYPLLNRAIQGQAAPGSIFKVIPTTAAVNAGYDFNGRYPCPSSYSIGGQTFKNYESKGHGSITLGQALEVSCDTVFYKLSHDQWRKDGGNKPVKDPKDWFYKTAHQFGLGKETGIDLPNEVTGRVPDRQWKKDYWKANKDAWCKQGKKSGGDYAERIAYENCLEGMKMRAGDSVNYSIGQGDTLVTPIQMATIYSAIANGGTLYNPTVGKAIVSADGRQVEEIAPKSHGKLPFDAKTQKDIDGALADVATRGTAAWRFQGWPQDKIPMHAKTGTAEVYGKQTTSWFATYTKDYTIVMTISQGGTGSGASGPAVRQIYNAIYGLDDEGKQDVKKALLPQPQKNLPKIKPDGSIHSPKIKPYKPAAPKPPAEQQLAGPPADWRRD; this is encoded by the coding sequence GTGACCAACATTCCCGAGACGGGCCGGACCCCACGCGTCCAGATCCGTCTCGTCATCATCCAGATCCTCGTCGTCTCCCTCCTGCTCACCCTCGGCGGCCGCCTCTGGTACCTCCAGGTCCGCAACGGCGACGAGTACGCCGAGGAGGCCTCCGGCAACCACGTCCAGCAGGTCGTCCAGCCCGCCGTGCGCGGCTCGATCCTGGACGCCCGGGGCGTGCCCATCGCCGACAACGAGACCCGTCTGGTCGTCTCCGCGTCCCGCACCGACCTGATGAAGATGAAGGACGACGGCAAGGCGGTCCTCACCAAGCTCGCCGACGTCCTCGACATGAAGGCCGAAGAGGTCGAGGGCAAGGTCCGCCTCTGCGACGCCAAGACGCCGCAGCCCTGCTGGAACGGCTCGCCGTACCAGCCCATCCCCATCACCGACGAGGCGACGCCCAAGCAGGCCCTGCAGATCCGCGAGCGCTCCGAGGACTTCCCCGGCATCACCGCCGAGCCCACGGCCGTGCGGCGTTACGCCGCCCCCGGCAAGTCCAACACCGCGCAGGTCCTCGGCTACCTCTCGCCCGTCACGGACGAGGAGATCAAGAAGGCCGAGAACACCGACTCGCCGTTCCTCCGCTCGGACATGGTCGGCCGCTCGGGCCTGGAGCGCACGTACGACAAGCAGCTGCGCGGCAAGGCCGGCGTGACCCGCTACGAAGTGGACAACCTCGGCCGGGTCATCGGCGAGGCCGAGTCGGACGACGCGCGGCCCGGGGCGAACGTCGTCACCAGCATCGACGCGCGCGTGCAGGCCGTCGCCGAGTACTGGCTGAACGACGCGATGAAGAAGGCCCGCAAGGAGTTCGACAAGAACACCAACGAAAACTACAAGGCGGACGCGGGCGCCGTCGTCGTCATGGAGAACAAGACCGGACGCGTCGTCTCCATGGCCTCCAACCCGTCGTACGACCCGAACGCCTGGGTCGGCGGCATCTCCGGCAAGGACTACGCGCGGCTCACCGGCAAGAAGTCCAACTATCCGCTGCTGAACCGCGCCATCCAGGGCCAGGCCGCCCCGGGCTCCATCTTCAAGGTCATCCCGACGACCGCCGCGGTCAACGCGGGCTACGACTTCAACGGCCGCTACCCGTGCCCCAGCTCGTACTCCATCGGCGGCCAGACCTTCAAGAACTACGAGTCCAAGGGCCACGGCTCGATCACCCTCGGCCAGGCCCTCGAAGTCTCCTGCGACACCGTCTTCTACAAGCTGTCGCACGACCAGTGGCGCAAGGACGGCGGGAACAAGCCGGTCAAGGACCCCAAGGACTGGTTCTACAAGACCGCCCACCAGTTCGGCCTCGGCAAGGAGACCGGCATCGACCTCCCCAACGAGGTCACCGGACGCGTCCCCGACCGCCAGTGGAAGAAGGACTACTGGAAGGCCAACAAGGACGCCTGGTGCAAGCAGGGCAAGAAGAGCGGCGGCGACTACGCCGAACGCATCGCCTACGAGAACTGCCTCGAAGGCATGAAGATGCGCGCCGGTGACTCCGTCAACTACTCCATCGGCCAGGGCGACACCCTCGTGACGCCCATACAGATGGCCACGATCTACTCCGCCATCGCCAACGGCGGCACCCTGTACAACCCGACCGTCGGCAAGGCGATCGTCAGCGCCGACGGCCGGCAGGTCGAGGAGATCGCGCCCAAGTCGCACGGCAAGCTGCCCTTCGACGCCAAGACGCAGAAGGACATAGACGGTGCTCTCGCCGACGTCGCCACGCGCGGCACGGCGGCCTGGCGGTTCCAGGGATGGCCGCAGGACAAGATCCCGATGCACGCCAAGACCGGTACCGCCGAGGTCTACGGCAAGCAGACCACCTCGTGGTTCGCGACGTACACCAAGGACTACACGATCGTCATGACGATCTCCCAGGGCGGTACGGGCTCCGGCGCATCCGGCCCCGCCGTCCGCCAGATCTACAACGCGATCTACGGCCTGGACGACGAGGGCAAGCAGGACGTGAAGAAGGCGCTCCTGCCCCAGCCGCAGAAGAACCTGCCGAAGATCAAGCCCGACGGCTCCATCCACTCCCCGAAGATCAAGCCGTACAAGCCCGCGGCCCCCAAGCCCCCGGCCGAGCAGCAACTGGCCGGCCCGCCGGCCGACTGGAGGCGCGACTGA
- the mreD gene encoding rod shape-determining protein MreD, giving the protein MRFNRILLSATLVVVALVIQVSVLARLQLPGAVPDLVLLTVLGLALVYGHVGGALVGFGAGLLADLAPPADHAAGRYALVLCVIGYLAGLAKPDGGRLRSATGPLVVVVSAAIGSTLLYAGVGSLVGDTAARHVGLVGLLFTAALYDLLLAPFTVPLIIALARRADNDPLGENGPANKAADVSSGWLSSGTGLSIGNQRGSGLRAKAAKARVARAGRIKGVKRL; this is encoded by the coding sequence ATGCGCTTCAACCGAATCCTGCTGTCCGCCACCCTCGTCGTCGTCGCCCTGGTCATCCAGGTCAGCGTCCTGGCGCGGCTCCAGCTGCCGGGCGCGGTCCCGGACCTCGTCCTGCTCACCGTCCTCGGCCTCGCCCTGGTCTACGGCCATGTCGGCGGCGCCCTCGTCGGCTTCGGCGCGGGCCTCCTCGCCGACCTGGCGCCGCCCGCCGACCACGCCGCGGGCCGGTACGCGCTGGTGCTCTGCGTCATCGGCTACCTCGCGGGCCTCGCCAAGCCCGACGGCGGACGGCTCCGCTCCGCCACCGGACCGCTCGTCGTGGTCGTCAGCGCCGCCATCGGCTCGACGCTGCTGTACGCGGGCGTCGGCTCCCTCGTCGGCGACACCGCCGCCCGCCATGTGGGCCTGGTCGGGCTCCTGTTCACCGCCGCGCTCTACGACCTGCTGCTCGCCCCGTTCACCGTGCCGCTGATCATCGCCCTTGCCCGGCGCGCCGACAACGACCCGCTCGGGGAGAACGGACCCGCCAACAAGGCGGCCGACGTCTCCTCCGGCTGGCTCTCCTCCGGCACCGGCCTGAGCATCGGCAACCAGCGCGGCAGCGGCCTGCGGGCGAAGGCCGCCAAGGCCCGTGTCGCCCGCGCCGGACGCATCAAGGGGGTCAAGCGCCTGTGA
- the mreC gene encoding rod shape-determining protein MreC, with product MRDTRESRLLLVLLVAIAFALITVDIRGGEDSPVDGARRAAATVFGPVEEGMSSAVDPIGNAIGAVRDSGERHNRIAELERQNAALKAKLGSDDRNRSRVRQLDSMLKTAGAGQYGIKGAEVIGIGAAQGFSWTVTIDAGANDGIKRDMTVLNGDGLVGRVTTVGPNTSTVLLANDPDFTVGTRMEKTDELGFATGQGDRPLSVQLLNGKAEVKKGDRLVTFGSRKDKPFVPGVPVGEIVRVDPSGGDLTRNVYVKPYVGFTKLDIVGVVVEAPREDPRDTVLPKKPEKPKPTPTVTVTATPSGRPVDGADAGNDEQ from the coding sequence CGTTCGCTTTGATCACGGTGGACATCCGCGGCGGCGAGGACTCACCGGTCGACGGTGCCCGCCGGGCCGCCGCCACCGTCTTCGGTCCGGTCGAGGAGGGCATGTCCTCCGCCGTCGACCCGATCGGCAACGCCATCGGCGCGGTGCGCGACTCCGGTGAACGCCACAACCGCATCGCCGAACTGGAGCGCCAGAACGCCGCGCTGAAGGCCAAGCTCGGCAGCGACGACCGCAACCGCAGCCGCGTACGCCAGCTCGACAGCATGCTGAAGACAGCGGGCGCAGGGCAGTACGGCATCAAGGGCGCCGAGGTCATCGGCATAGGAGCGGCCCAGGGCTTCTCCTGGACCGTCACCATCGACGCCGGCGCCAACGACGGCATCAAGCGCGACATGACCGTCCTGAACGGCGACGGACTGGTCGGCCGCGTCACCACGGTCGGCCCGAACACTTCGACCGTCCTGCTCGCCAACGACCCCGACTTCACCGTCGGCACGCGCATGGAGAAGACCGACGAGCTCGGCTTCGCCACCGGACAGGGCGACCGTCCGCTCTCCGTCCAGCTGCTCAACGGCAAGGCCGAGGTCAAGAAGGGCGACCGCCTGGTCACCTTCGGCTCGCGCAAGGACAAGCCGTTCGTGCCGGGCGTGCCCGTCGGCGAGATCGTCCGCGTCGACCCGTCGGGCGGCGACCTCACCCGCAACGTCTACGTGAAGCCGTACGTCGGGTTCACCAAGCTCGACATCGTCGGCGTCGTCGTCGAAGCGCCCCGTGAGGACCCGCGCGACACGGTCCTGCCGAAGAAGCCCGAAAAGCCCAAGCCGACCCCGACCGTGACCGTCACGGCCACCCCGTCGGGACGGCCGGTGGACGGCGCCGACGCCGGCAACGACGAGCAGTAG